A genomic region of Mus musculus strain C57BL/6J chromosome 7, GRCm38.p6 C57BL/6J contains the following coding sequences:
- the Spib gene encoding transcription factor Spi-B isoform X5 has protein sequence MTLSSLRQYPEGVFYDLDSCKPFSYPDSDGGLDSTWGWTEAPPAPAIAPYEAFDPATAAFSHSQTVQLCYSHGPNPSTYSPMGTLDPAPSLEAPGPGLQVYPPEDFTSQTLGSLAYAPYPSPVLSEEEDIMLDSPALEVSDSESDEALLAGSEGRGSEAGARKKLRLYQFLLGLLLRGDMRECVWWVEPGAGVFQFSSKHKELLARRWGQQKGNRKRMTYQKLARALRNYAKTGEIRKVKRKLTYQFDSALLPASRHV, from the exons ATGACCCTGTCCTCACTCCGCCAGTACCCAGAAGGAGTCTTCTACGACCTGGACAGCTGCAAGCCCTTCAGTTACCCAGATTCAGATGGGGGCCTTG ACTCTACATGGGGCTGGACAGAGGCCCCGCCTGCTCCTGCCATCGCTCCCTATGAAGCCTTCGATCCTGCTACTGCTGCCTTTAGCCACTCCCAAACTGTTCAGCTCTGTTATAGCCATGGTCCTAACCCCTCCACCTATAGCCCCATGGGGACCCTCGACCCAGCCCCCAGCTTGGAGGCCCCAGGGCCTGGCCTCCAGGTGTACCCCCCAGAGGACTTCACCAGCCAG ACCCTGGGCTCCTTGGCTTATGCTCCGTACCCCAGCCCTGTGCTATCAGAGGAAGAAGACATTATGCTGGACAGCCCCGCCCTGGAGGTCTCGGACAGTGAGTCAGACGAGGCCCTCTTGGCTGGCTCCGAGGGGAGGGGATCTGAGGCAG GTGCACGCAAGAAGCTGCGCCTGTACCAGTTCTTGCTGGGGTTGCTCCTACGCGGGGACATGCGCGAGTGCGTGTGGTGGGTGGAGCCAGGTGCCGGCGTCTTCCAGTTCTCCTCCAAGCACAAGGAGTTGTTGGCTCGCCGCTGGGGCCAGCAGAAGGGCAACCGCAAGCGCATGACGTATCAGAAGCTGGCCCGAGCGCTGCGCAACTATGCCAAGACAGGCGAAATCCGCAAGGTCAAACGCAAACTCACCTACCAGTTTGACAGCGCGCTGCTGCCAGCCTCCCGGCATGTCTGA
- the Spib gene encoding transcription factor Spi-B isoform X3 — protein sequence MPLCLSPARLDGPHLSCLYPEGVFYDLDSCKPFSYPDSDGGLDSTWGWTEAPPAPAIAPYEAFDPATAAFSHSQTVQLCYSHGPNPSTYSPMGTLDPAPSLEAPGPGLQVYPPEDFTSQTLGSLAYAPYPSPVLSEEEDIMLDSPALEVSDSESDEALLAGSEGRGSEAGARKKLRLYQFLLGLLLRGDMRECVWWVEPGAGVFQFSSKHKELLARRWGQQKGNRKRMTYQKLARALRNYAKTGEIRKVKRKLTYQFDSALLPASRHV from the exons ATGCCCCTGTGTCTCTCTCCTGCCAGGCTGGATGGCCCACACTTAAGCTGTTTG TACCCAGAAGGAGTCTTCTACGACCTGGACAGCTGCAAGCCCTTCAGTTACCCAGATTCAGATGGGGGCCTTG ACTCTACATGGGGCTGGACAGAGGCCCCGCCTGCTCCTGCCATCGCTCCCTATGAAGCCTTCGATCCTGCTACTGCTGCCTTTAGCCACTCCCAAACTGTTCAGCTCTGTTATAGCCATGGTCCTAACCCCTCCACCTATAGCCCCATGGGGACCCTCGACCCAGCCCCCAGCTTGGAGGCCCCAGGGCCTGGCCTCCAGGTGTACCCCCCAGAGGACTTCACCAGCCAG ACCCTGGGCTCCTTGGCTTATGCTCCGTACCCCAGCCCTGTGCTATCAGAGGAAGAAGACATTATGCTGGACAGCCCCGCCCTGGAGGTCTCGGACAGTGAGTCAGACGAGGCCCTCTTGGCTGGCTCCGAGGGGAGGGGATCTGAGGCAG GTGCACGCAAGAAGCTGCGCCTGTACCAGTTCTTGCTGGGGTTGCTCCTACGCGGGGACATGCGCGAGTGCGTGTGGTGGGTGGAGCCAGGTGCCGGCGTCTTCCAGTTCTCCTCCAAGCACAAGGAGTTGTTGGCTCGCCGCTGGGGCCAGCAGAAGGGCAACCGCAAGCGCATGACGTATCAGAAGCTGGCCCGAGCGCTGCGCAACTATGCCAAGACAGGCGAAATCCGCAAGGTCAAACGCAAACTCACCTACCAGTTTGACAGCGCGCTGCTGCCAGCCTCCCGGCATGTCTGA
- the Spib gene encoding transcription factor Spi-B isoform X2, giving the protein MLALEAAQLDGPHLSCLVGEGVSPRPEMTLSSLRQYPEGVFYDLDSCKPFSYPDSDGGLDSTWGWTEAPPAPAIAPYEAFDPATAAFSHSQTVQLCYSHGPNPSTYSPMGTLDPAPSLEAPGPGLQVYPPEDFTSQTLGSLAYAPYPSPVLSEEEDIMLDSPALEVSDSESDEALLAGSEGRGSEAGARKKLRLYQFLLGLLLRGDMRECVWWVEPGAGVFQFSSKHKELLARRWGQQKGNRKRMTYQKLARALRNYAKTGEIRKVKRKLTYQFDSALLPASRHV; this is encoded by the exons ATGCTTGCTCTGGAGGCTGCACA GCTGGATGGCCCACACTTAAGCTGTTTG GTAGGGGAGGGAGTGTCTCCAAGGCCTGAGATGACCCTGTCCTCACTCCGCCAGTACCCAGAAGGAGTCTTCTACGACCTGGACAGCTGCAAGCCCTTCAGTTACCCAGATTCAGATGGGGGCCTTG ACTCTACATGGGGCTGGACAGAGGCCCCGCCTGCTCCTGCCATCGCTCCCTATGAAGCCTTCGATCCTGCTACTGCTGCCTTTAGCCACTCCCAAACTGTTCAGCTCTGTTATAGCCATGGTCCTAACCCCTCCACCTATAGCCCCATGGGGACCCTCGACCCAGCCCCCAGCTTGGAGGCCCCAGGGCCTGGCCTCCAGGTGTACCCCCCAGAGGACTTCACCAGCCAG ACCCTGGGCTCCTTGGCTTATGCTCCGTACCCCAGCCCTGTGCTATCAGAGGAAGAAGACATTATGCTGGACAGCCCCGCCCTGGAGGTCTCGGACAGTGAGTCAGACGAGGCCCTCTTGGCTGGCTCCGAGGGGAGGGGATCTGAGGCAG GTGCACGCAAGAAGCTGCGCCTGTACCAGTTCTTGCTGGGGTTGCTCCTACGCGGGGACATGCGCGAGTGCGTGTGGTGGGTGGAGCCAGGTGCCGGCGTCTTCCAGTTCTCCTCCAAGCACAAGGAGTTGTTGGCTCGCCGCTGGGGCCAGCAGAAGGGCAACCGCAAGCGCATGACGTATCAGAAGCTGGCCCGAGCGCTGCGCAACTATGCCAAGACAGGCGAAATCCGCAAGGTCAAACGCAAACTCACCTACCAGTTTGACAGCGCGCTGCTGCCAGCCTCCCGGCATGTCTGA
- the Spib gene encoding transcription factor Spi-B, with amino-acid sequence MLALEAAQLDGPHLSCLYPEGVFYDLDSCKPFSYPDSDGGLDSTWGWTEAPPAPAIAPYEAFDPATAAFSHSQTVQLCYSHGPNPSTYSPMGTLDPAPSLEAPGPGLQVYPPEDFTSQTLGSLAYAPYPSPVLSEEEDIMLDSPALEVSDSESDEALLAGSEGRGSEAGARKKLRLYQFLLGLLLRGDMRECVWWVEPGAGVFQFSSKHKELLARRWGQQKGNRKRMTYQKLARALRNYAKTGEIRKVKRKLTYQFDSALLPASRHV; translated from the exons ATGCTTGCTCTGGAGGCTGCACA GCTGGATGGCCCACACTTAAGCTGTTTG TACCCAGAAGGAGTCTTCTACGACCTGGACAGCTGCAAGCCCTTCAGTTACCCAGATTCAGATGGGGGCCTTG ACTCTACATGGGGCTGGACAGAGGCCCCGCCTGCTCCTGCCATCGCTCCCTATGAAGCCTTCGATCCTGCTACTGCTGCCTTTAGCCACTCCCAAACTGTTCAGCTCTGTTATAGCCATGGTCCTAACCCCTCCACCTATAGCCCCATGGGGACCCTCGACCCAGCCCCCAGCTTGGAGGCCCCAGGGCCTGGCCTCCAGGTGTACCCCCCAGAGGACTTCACCAGCCAG ACCCTGGGCTCCTTGGCTTATGCTCCGTACCCCAGCCCTGTGCTATCAGAGGAAGAAGACATTATGCTGGACAGCCCCGCCCTGGAGGTCTCGGACAGTGAGTCAGACGAGGCCCTCTTGGCTGGCTCCGAGGGGAGGGGATCTGAGGCAG GTGCACGCAAGAAGCTGCGCCTGTACCAGTTCTTGCTGGGGTTGCTCCTACGCGGGGACATGCGCGAGTGCGTGTGGTGGGTGGAGCCAGGTGCCGGCGTCTTCCAGTTCTCCTCCAAGCACAAGGAGTTGTTGGCTCGCCGCTGGGGCCAGCAGAAGGGCAACCGCAAGCGCATGACGTATCAGAAGCTGGCCCGAGCGCTGCGCAACTATGCCAAGACAGGCGAAATCCGCAAGGTCAAACGCAAACTCACCTACCAGTTTGACAGCGCGCTGCTGCCAGCCTCCCGGCATGTCTGA
- the Spib gene encoding transcription factor Spi-B isoform X7: MLALEAAQLDGPHLSCLYPEGVFYDLDSCKPFSYPDSDGGLDSTWGWTEAPPAPAIAPYEAFDPATAAFSHSQTVQLCYSHGPNPSTYSPMGTLDPAPSLEAPGPGLQVYPPEDFTSQTLGSLAYAPYPSPVLSEEEDIMLDSPALEVSDSARKKLRLYQFLLGLLLRGDMRECVWWVEPGAGVFQFSSKHKELLARRWGQQKGNRKRMTYQKLARALRNYAKTGEIRKVKRKLTYQFDSALLPASRHV, from the exons ATGCTTGCTCTGGAGGCTGCACA GCTGGATGGCCCACACTTAAGCTGTTTG TACCCAGAAGGAGTCTTCTACGACCTGGACAGCTGCAAGCCCTTCAGTTACCCAGATTCAGATGGGGGCCTTG ACTCTACATGGGGCTGGACAGAGGCCCCGCCTGCTCCTGCCATCGCTCCCTATGAAGCCTTCGATCCTGCTACTGCTGCCTTTAGCCACTCCCAAACTGTTCAGCTCTGTTATAGCCATGGTCCTAACCCCTCCACCTATAGCCCCATGGGGACCCTCGACCCAGCCCCCAGCTTGGAGGCCCCAGGGCCTGGCCTCCAGGTGTACCCCCCAGAGGACTTCACCAGCCAG ACCCTGGGCTCCTTGGCTTATGCTCCGTACCCCAGCCCTGTGCTATCAGAGGAAGAAGACATTATGCTGGACAGCCCCGCCCTGGAGGTCTCGGACA GTGCACGCAAGAAGCTGCGCCTGTACCAGTTCTTGCTGGGGTTGCTCCTACGCGGGGACATGCGCGAGTGCGTGTGGTGGGTGGAGCCAGGTGCCGGCGTCTTCCAGTTCTCCTCCAAGCACAAGGAGTTGTTGGCTCGCCGCTGGGGCCAGCAGAAGGGCAACCGCAAGCGCATGACGTATCAGAAGCTGGCCCGAGCGCTGCGCAACTATGCCAAGACAGGCGAAATCCGCAAGGTCAAACGCAAACTCACCTACCAGTTTGACAGCGCGCTGCTGCCAGCCTCCCGGCATGTCTGA
- the Spib gene encoding transcription factor Spi-B isoform X1: MPLCLSPARLDGPHLSCLVGEGVSPRPEMTLSSLRQYPEGVFYDLDSCKPFSYPDSDGGLDSTWGWTEAPPAPAIAPYEAFDPATAAFSHSQTVQLCYSHGPNPSTYSPMGTLDPAPSLEAPGPGLQVYPPEDFTSQTLGSLAYAPYPSPVLSEEEDIMLDSPALEVSDSESDEALLAGSEGRGSEAGARKKLRLYQFLLGLLLRGDMRECVWWVEPGAGVFQFSSKHKELLARRWGQQKGNRKRMTYQKLARALRNYAKTGEIRKVKRKLTYQFDSALLPASRHV; encoded by the exons ATGCCCCTGTGTCTCTCTCCTGCCAGGCTGGATGGCCCACACTTAAGCTGTTTG GTAGGGGAGGGAGTGTCTCCAAGGCCTGAGATGACCCTGTCCTCACTCCGCCAGTACCCAGAAGGAGTCTTCTACGACCTGGACAGCTGCAAGCCCTTCAGTTACCCAGATTCAGATGGGGGCCTTG ACTCTACATGGGGCTGGACAGAGGCCCCGCCTGCTCCTGCCATCGCTCCCTATGAAGCCTTCGATCCTGCTACTGCTGCCTTTAGCCACTCCCAAACTGTTCAGCTCTGTTATAGCCATGGTCCTAACCCCTCCACCTATAGCCCCATGGGGACCCTCGACCCAGCCCCCAGCTTGGAGGCCCCAGGGCCTGGCCTCCAGGTGTACCCCCCAGAGGACTTCACCAGCCAG ACCCTGGGCTCCTTGGCTTATGCTCCGTACCCCAGCCCTGTGCTATCAGAGGAAGAAGACATTATGCTGGACAGCCCCGCCCTGGAGGTCTCGGACAGTGAGTCAGACGAGGCCCTCTTGGCTGGCTCCGAGGGGAGGGGATCTGAGGCAG GTGCACGCAAGAAGCTGCGCCTGTACCAGTTCTTGCTGGGGTTGCTCCTACGCGGGGACATGCGCGAGTGCGTGTGGTGGGTGGAGCCAGGTGCCGGCGTCTTCCAGTTCTCCTCCAAGCACAAGGAGTTGTTGGCTCGCCGCTGGGGCCAGCAGAAGGGCAACCGCAAGCGCATGACGTATCAGAAGCTGGCCCGAGCGCTGCGCAACTATGCCAAGACAGGCGAAATCCGCAAGGTCAAACGCAAACTCACCTACCAGTTTGACAGCGCGCTGCTGCCAGCCTCCCGGCATGTCTGA
- the Spib gene encoding transcription factor Spi-B isoform X6 → MPLCLSPARLDGPHLSCLYPEGVFYDLDSCKPFSYPDSDGGLDSTWGWTEAPPAPAIAPYEAFDPATAAFSHSQTVQLCYSHGPNPSTYSPMGTLDPAPSLEAPGPGLQVYPPEDFTSQTLGSLAYAPYPSPVLSEEEDIMLDSPALEVSDSARKKLRLYQFLLGLLLRGDMRECVWWVEPGAGVFQFSSKHKELLARRWGQQKGNRKRMTYQKLARALRNYAKTGEIRKVKRKLTYQFDSALLPASRHV, encoded by the exons ATGCCCCTGTGTCTCTCTCCTGCCAGGCTGGATGGCCCACACTTAAGCTGTTTG TACCCAGAAGGAGTCTTCTACGACCTGGACAGCTGCAAGCCCTTCAGTTACCCAGATTCAGATGGGGGCCTTG ACTCTACATGGGGCTGGACAGAGGCCCCGCCTGCTCCTGCCATCGCTCCCTATGAAGCCTTCGATCCTGCTACTGCTGCCTTTAGCCACTCCCAAACTGTTCAGCTCTGTTATAGCCATGGTCCTAACCCCTCCACCTATAGCCCCATGGGGACCCTCGACCCAGCCCCCAGCTTGGAGGCCCCAGGGCCTGGCCTCCAGGTGTACCCCCCAGAGGACTTCACCAGCCAG ACCCTGGGCTCCTTGGCTTATGCTCCGTACCCCAGCCCTGTGCTATCAGAGGAAGAAGACATTATGCTGGACAGCCCCGCCCTGGAGGTCTCGGACA GTGCACGCAAGAAGCTGCGCCTGTACCAGTTCTTGCTGGGGTTGCTCCTACGCGGGGACATGCGCGAGTGCGTGTGGTGGGTGGAGCCAGGTGCCGGCGTCTTCCAGTTCTCCTCCAAGCACAAGGAGTTGTTGGCTCGCCGCTGGGGCCAGCAGAAGGGCAACCGCAAGCGCATGACGTATCAGAAGCTGGCCCGAGCGCTGCGCAACTATGCCAAGACAGGCGAAATCCGCAAGGTCAAACGCAAACTCACCTACCAGTTTGACAGCGCGCTGCTGCCAGCCTCCCGGCATGTCTGA
- the Spib gene encoding transcription factor Spi-B isoform X4: protein MPLCLSPARLDGPHLSCLVGEGVSPRPEMTLSSLRQYPEGVFYDLDSCKPFSYPDSDGGLDSTWGWTEAPPAPAIAPYEAFDPATAAFSHSQTVQLCYSHGPNPSTYSPMGTLDPAPSLEAPGPGLQVYPPEDFTSQTLGSLAYAPYPSPVLSEEEDIMLDSPALEVSDSARKKLRLYQFLLGLLLRGDMRECVWWVEPGAGVFQFSSKHKELLARRWGQQKGNRKRMTYQKLARALRNYAKTGEIRKVKRKLTYQFDSALLPASRHV from the exons ATGCCCCTGTGTCTCTCTCCTGCCAGGCTGGATGGCCCACACTTAAGCTGTTTG GTAGGGGAGGGAGTGTCTCCAAGGCCTGAGATGACCCTGTCCTCACTCCGCCAGTACCCAGAAGGAGTCTTCTACGACCTGGACAGCTGCAAGCCCTTCAGTTACCCAGATTCAGATGGGGGCCTTG ACTCTACATGGGGCTGGACAGAGGCCCCGCCTGCTCCTGCCATCGCTCCCTATGAAGCCTTCGATCCTGCTACTGCTGCCTTTAGCCACTCCCAAACTGTTCAGCTCTGTTATAGCCATGGTCCTAACCCCTCCACCTATAGCCCCATGGGGACCCTCGACCCAGCCCCCAGCTTGGAGGCCCCAGGGCCTGGCCTCCAGGTGTACCCCCCAGAGGACTTCACCAGCCAG ACCCTGGGCTCCTTGGCTTATGCTCCGTACCCCAGCCCTGTGCTATCAGAGGAAGAAGACATTATGCTGGACAGCCCCGCCCTGGAGGTCTCGGACA GTGCACGCAAGAAGCTGCGCCTGTACCAGTTCTTGCTGGGGTTGCTCCTACGCGGGGACATGCGCGAGTGCGTGTGGTGGGTGGAGCCAGGTGCCGGCGTCTTCCAGTTCTCCTCCAAGCACAAGGAGTTGTTGGCTCGCCGCTGGGGCCAGCAGAAGGGCAACCGCAAGCGCATGACGTATCAGAAGCTGGCCCGAGCGCTGCGCAACTATGCCAAGACAGGCGAAATCCGCAAGGTCAAACGCAAACTCACCTACCAGTTTGACAGCGCGCTGCTGCCAGCCTCCCGGCATGTCTGA
- the Spib gene encoding transcription factor Spi-B isoform X11 — MGTLDPAPSLEAPGPGLQVYPPEDFTSQTLGSLAYAPYPSPVLSEEEDIMLDSPALEVSDSESDEALLAGSEGRGSEAGARKKLRLYQFLLGLLLRGDMRECVWWVEPGAGVFQFSSKHKELLARRWGQQKGNRKRMTYQKLARALRNYAKTGEIRKVKRKLTYQFDSALLPASRHV, encoded by the exons ATGGGGACCCTCGACCCAGCCCCCAGCTTGGAGGCCCCAGGGCCTGGCCTCCAGGTGTACCCCCCAGAGGACTTCACCAGCCAG ACCCTGGGCTCCTTGGCTTATGCTCCGTACCCCAGCCCTGTGCTATCAGAGGAAGAAGACATTATGCTGGACAGCCCCGCCCTGGAGGTCTCGGACAGTGAGTCAGACGAGGCCCTCTTGGCTGGCTCCGAGGGGAGGGGATCTGAGGCAG GTGCACGCAAGAAGCTGCGCCTGTACCAGTTCTTGCTGGGGTTGCTCCTACGCGGGGACATGCGCGAGTGCGTGTGGTGGGTGGAGCCAGGTGCCGGCGTCTTCCAGTTCTCCTCCAAGCACAAGGAGTTGTTGGCTCGCCGCTGGGGCCAGCAGAAGGGCAACCGCAAGCGCATGACGTATCAGAAGCTGGCCCGAGCGCTGCGCAACTATGCCAAGACAGGCGAAATCCGCAAGGTCAAACGCAAACTCACCTACCAGTTTGACAGCGCGCTGCTGCCAGCCTCCCGGCATGTCTGA
- the Spib gene encoding transcription factor Spi-B isoform X9, protein MPLCLSPARLDGPHLSCLYPEGVFYDLDSCKPFSYPDSDGGLDSTWGWTEAPPAPAIAPYEAFDPATAAFSHSQTVQLCYSHGPNPSTYSPMGTLDPAPSLEAPGPGLQVYPPEDFTSQTLGSLAYAPYPSPVLSEEEDIMLDSPALEVSDSESDEALLAGSEGRGSEVHARSCACTSSCWGCSYAGTCASACGGWSQVPASSSSPPSTRSCWLAAGASRRATASA, encoded by the exons ATGCCCCTGTGTCTCTCTCCTGCCAGGCTGGATGGCCCACACTTAAGCTGTTTG TACCCAGAAGGAGTCTTCTACGACCTGGACAGCTGCAAGCCCTTCAGTTACCCAGATTCAGATGGGGGCCTTG ACTCTACATGGGGCTGGACAGAGGCCCCGCCTGCTCCTGCCATCGCTCCCTATGAAGCCTTCGATCCTGCTACTGCTGCCTTTAGCCACTCCCAAACTGTTCAGCTCTGTTATAGCCATGGTCCTAACCCCTCCACCTATAGCCCCATGGGGACCCTCGACCCAGCCCCCAGCTTGGAGGCCCCAGGGCCTGGCCTCCAGGTGTACCCCCCAGAGGACTTCACCAGCCAG ACCCTGGGCTCCTTGGCTTATGCTCCGTACCCCAGCCCTGTGCTATCAGAGGAAGAAGACATTATGCTGGACAGCCCCGCCCTGGAGGTCTCGGACAGTGAGTCAGACGAGGCCCTCTTGGCTGGCTCCGAGGGGAGGGGATCTGAG GTGCACGCAAGAAGCTGCGCCTGTACCAGTTCTTGCTGGGGTTGCTCCTACGCGGGGACATGCGCGAGTGCGTGTGGTGGGTGGAGCCAGGTGCCGGCGTCTTCCAGTTCTCCTCCAAGCACAAGGAGTTGTTGGCTCGCCGCTGGGGCCAGCAGAAGGGCAACCGCAAGCGCATGA
- the Spib gene encoding transcription factor Spi-B isoform X10, with product MLALEAAQLDGPHLSCLYPEGVFYDLDSCKPFSYPDSDGGLDSTWGWTEAPPAPAIAPYEAFDPATAAFSHSQTVQLCYSHGPNPSTYSPMGTLDPAPSLEAPGPGLQVYPPEDFTSQTLGSLAYAPYPSPVLSEEEDIMLDSPALEVSDSESDEALLAGSEGRGSEVHARSCACTSSCWGCSYAGTCASACGGWSQVPASSSSPPSTRSCWLAAGASRRATASA from the exons ATGCTTGCTCTGGAGGCTGCACA GCTGGATGGCCCACACTTAAGCTGTTTG TACCCAGAAGGAGTCTTCTACGACCTGGACAGCTGCAAGCCCTTCAGTTACCCAGATTCAGATGGGGGCCTTG ACTCTACATGGGGCTGGACAGAGGCCCCGCCTGCTCCTGCCATCGCTCCCTATGAAGCCTTCGATCCTGCTACTGCTGCCTTTAGCCACTCCCAAACTGTTCAGCTCTGTTATAGCCATGGTCCTAACCCCTCCACCTATAGCCCCATGGGGACCCTCGACCCAGCCCCCAGCTTGGAGGCCCCAGGGCCTGGCCTCCAGGTGTACCCCCCAGAGGACTTCACCAGCCAG ACCCTGGGCTCCTTGGCTTATGCTCCGTACCCCAGCCCTGTGCTATCAGAGGAAGAAGACATTATGCTGGACAGCCCCGCCCTGGAGGTCTCGGACAGTGAGTCAGACGAGGCCCTCTTGGCTGGCTCCGAGGGGAGGGGATCTGAG GTGCACGCAAGAAGCTGCGCCTGTACCAGTTCTTGCTGGGGTTGCTCCTACGCGGGGACATGCGCGAGTGCGTGTGGTGGGTGGAGCCAGGTGCCGGCGTCTTCCAGTTCTCCTCCAAGCACAAGGAGTTGTTGGCTCGCCGCTGGGGCCAGCAGAAGGGCAACCGCAAGCGCATGA
- the Spib gene encoding transcription factor Spi-B isoform X8, which produces MPLCLSPARLDGPHLSCLVGEGVSPRPEMTLSSLRQYPEGVFYDLDSCKPFSYPDSDGGLDSTWGWTEAPPAPAIAPYEAFDPATAAFSHSQTVQLCYSHGPNPSTYSPMGTLDPAPSLEAPGPGLQVYPPEDFTSQTLGSLAYAPYPSPVLSEEEDIMLDSPALEVSDSESDEALLAGSEGRGSEVHARSCACTSSCWGCSYAGTCASACGGWSQVPASSSSPPSTRSCWLAAGASRRATASA; this is translated from the exons ATGCCCCTGTGTCTCTCTCCTGCCAGGCTGGATGGCCCACACTTAAGCTGTTTG GTAGGGGAGGGAGTGTCTCCAAGGCCTGAGATGACCCTGTCCTCACTCCGCCAGTACCCAGAAGGAGTCTTCTACGACCTGGACAGCTGCAAGCCCTTCAGTTACCCAGATTCAGATGGGGGCCTTG ACTCTACATGGGGCTGGACAGAGGCCCCGCCTGCTCCTGCCATCGCTCCCTATGAAGCCTTCGATCCTGCTACTGCTGCCTTTAGCCACTCCCAAACTGTTCAGCTCTGTTATAGCCATGGTCCTAACCCCTCCACCTATAGCCCCATGGGGACCCTCGACCCAGCCCCCAGCTTGGAGGCCCCAGGGCCTGGCCTCCAGGTGTACCCCCCAGAGGACTTCACCAGCCAG ACCCTGGGCTCCTTGGCTTATGCTCCGTACCCCAGCCCTGTGCTATCAGAGGAAGAAGACATTATGCTGGACAGCCCCGCCCTGGAGGTCTCGGACAGTGAGTCAGACGAGGCCCTCTTGGCTGGCTCCGAGGGGAGGGGATCTGAG GTGCACGCAAGAAGCTGCGCCTGTACCAGTTCTTGCTGGGGTTGCTCCTACGCGGGGACATGCGCGAGTGCGTGTGGTGGGTGGAGCCAGGTGCCGGCGTCTTCCAGTTCTCCTCCAAGCACAAGGAGTTGTTGGCTCGCCGCTGGGGCCAGCAGAAGGGCAACCGCAAGCGCATGA